The proteins below are encoded in one region of Candidatus Brocadiaceae bacterium:
- a CDS encoding four helix bundle protein yields MELARVIYLLVKKLPKEELYSLSDQMRRAAVSIPSNIAEGQARNSTKEFLQFLAIARGSKAELETQLLLCVKVGYLADTDISEAMRLLQEIGKMVSALTKTLSTAH; encoded by the coding sequence ATGGAGTTAGCCAGGGTGATTTATTTGTTGGTCAAAAAACTACCAAAGGAGGAGCTATACAGCCTGTCAGACCAAATGCGGCGGGCGGCAGTGTCAATTCCATCGAACATAGCGGAGGGACAGGCTCGCAACTCGACCAAGGAGTTTCTGCAGTTTTTGGCAATAGCCAGGGGATCGAAAGCGGAGTTGGAGACTCAACTTCTTCTCTGCGTGAAAGTGGGATACCTTGCCGATACGGATATTTCGGAAGCGATGCGGCTCTTACAGGAGATCGGGAAAATGGTGTCTGCTCTTACAAAAACACTATCCACTGCCCACTAA
- a CDS encoding PDDEXK nuclease domain-containing protein, whose amino-acid sequence MNTDKHGFGFEKLVVLFAQTQSELQKQAARSVDIALVIRNWLFGWYIVEFENGGAERAELYGKKLLQCLSAELKQAGLKGVSLTNLKQFRLFYENYKEIGQAVPDQSSIITINWGKITQTVSAQSLNVDTQKIRQAAPDQSQETGAYLQEIMAKLSARFVLGWTHYVTLLTVKNSEERRFYEIEAAENGWGYRELERQINSALYDRLALSRDKEAVKRLSTHGQLIEKPADVIKNPYILEFTGLEECKAFSEHDLETSLIDKIEHFLLELGKGFLFESRQKRFSFENRHFYVDLVFYNRLLRCYTIIDLKIGDLKHQDLGQMQMYVNYFDRFVKLDEENPTVGILLCLSKSDELVELTLPKDSNIYASEYQLYLPSKEELKKQLEEAQREWEAHREKEICDPK is encoded by the coding sequence ATGAATACAGATAAACACGGATTTGGATTCGAAAAACTAGTTGTGTTGTTTGCGCAGACGCAGAGTGAGTTGCAGAAACAGGCTGCCCGCTCGGTAGATATTGCTTTAGTAATTCGCAACTGGCTTTTTGGCTGGTATATTGTGGAGTTTGAAAATGGCGGTGCTGAGCGGGCGGAACTGTATGGCAAGAAACTTCTTCAATGCCTTTCTGCGGAGCTCAAACAGGCTGGGTTGAAAGGTGTTTCACTAACTAATTTGAAGCAGTTCAGGCTGTTTTACGAAAACTACAAAGAGATTGGTCAGGCAGTGCCGGACCAATCTTCTATCATTACAATCAACTGGGGAAAAATTACGCAGACTGTGTCTGCGCAATCTCTGAATGTCGATACCCAAAAGATTCGGCAGGCAGCGCCTGACCAATCTCAAGAAACAGGGGCATACCTGCAGGAAATAATGGCAAAACTGTCAGCTCGCTTTGTGCTTGGCTGGACGCATTACGTTACGCTTCTGACGGTTAAAAATAGTGAAGAAAGGCGGTTCTATGAAATTGAAGCCGCAGAAAACGGCTGGGGATATCGTGAACTGGAACGTCAGATTAACTCGGCTCTTTATGATCGACTCGCTTTGAGCCGTGACAAAGAGGCGGTGAAAAGATTATCCACACATGGACAACTCATCGAAAAACCGGCGGATGTGATCAAAAATCCTTACATTTTAGAGTTTACCGGGTTGGAAGAATGCAAAGCATTCAGCGAGCATGATCTGGAAACATCTCTTATCGACAAAATAGAGCATTTTCTCCTGGAATTGGGTAAGGGGTTCCTGTTCGAGTCCCGCCAGAAACGCTTCTCCTTCGAGAATCGTCATTTTTATGTAGATCTGGTTTTTTACAATCGACTTCTGCGTTGTTACACTATAATCGACCTCAAAATTGGTGACTTAAAACATCAGGATTTGGGTCAAATGCAAATGTATGTGAATTATTTCGATCGGTTTGTAAAGCTCGATGAGGAAAATCCAACGGTCGGTATTCTGCTCTGTCTCAGCAAAAGTGATGAACTGGTTGAATTGACACTACCGAAAGATTCCAATATCTACGCATCGGAATATCAACTTTACCTGCCTTCCAAAGAAGAACTGAAAAAACAACTGGAGGAGGCTCAACGGGAATGGGAGGCACACCGTGAGAAGGAAATATGTGATCCAAAGTAA
- a CDS encoding DEAD/DEAH box helicase family protein: MKLKFKKQAFQTEAVNAVADCFAGQPKHDGLKYRIDPGKAADAKKPRQLSLNMDFGFKNHELVLTPSQLLENIQSVQRQQNLHVSPALVRTRICSINLDIEMETGTGKTYCYIKTMYELNKRYGWSKFIVMVPSVAIREGVYKAFEITADHFLEQYNRRIRFFIYNSKQLHPLEHFSSDGGINVMIINVQAFAARGKDARRIYLELDDFQSRRPIDVIKSNHPILILDEPQKMEGPATTKALEEFNPLAILRYSATHKKEHNKVYRLDALDAYHQKLVKKIAVRGITVKGLTGTHAYLYLESIQISALKPPVARMEFEVRQKTGIKRIVRHFRNNDNLFDLSGEMEQYRGFVITDIDAVKDTVSFTNGVVLEAGEASGDVNESTIRRIQIREAVRAHFDKEQSLFNRGIKVLSLFFIDEVAKYRRYEEGIEQPGEYAAIFEEEYNAALNEILEPACAQSAGKSEETPYTQYLRDIKINKTHNGYFSIDRKTKQLIDPTVRVRSTETDDVDAYDLILKDKERLLSMEEPVRFIFSHSALSEDWDNPNVFVICALKYSDSAIRKRQEVGRGLRLCVNQEGGRMDSGTNVHDINLLTVVAGESYKDFVSALQKEISESLSERPRKADKEYFTGKFIRTTEGDVAITDKMVNQICRYLMKNDYTDDNDAITQAYHNARKDNTLADLPEIDDGRKAKRNPLNKNFEKAEFKALWKKINQKAAYTVHFDSDELKKKCVAVLNKELKVTKLQYTIQRGEQRDSATHDDLRVGAGFEVRESQTDHFSHSVHSGVKYDLIGKIAEDTKLTRTTIAGILKDINESVFSQYRVNPEDFILKAGTLINEQKATVIVEYLAYDMVEDRHKLDIFTTEKPREDFSKAMKTDHHIYDYVFTDSNNEKKFVSELDKSVEVVVYARLPRSFLIPTPVGDYNPDWAIAFKEGAVKHIYFIAETKGSMSTMELRRIEECKIECARKFFAKITSEQVRYDIVGSYGKLMELVK; encoded by the coding sequence ATGAAACTTAAGTTCAAAAAACAAGCATTTCAGACCGAGGCTGTGAATGCTGTTGCAGACTGTTTTGCCGGTCAGCCTAAGCATGACGGTTTAAAATACCGTATTGACCCAGGAAAAGCAGCAGATGCAAAGAAACCAAGACAGCTTTCTTTAAACATGGATTTCGGCTTCAAAAATCATGAATTGGTTTTAACGCCTTCACAGCTCCTTGAAAACATTCAATCAGTACAACGTCAGCAGAACCTGCATGTGTCACCTGCACTGGTCAGGACCAGGATATGTTCCATAAACCTGGATATTGAAATGGAAACCGGAACGGGAAAGACGTATTGCTATATCAAGACTATGTACGAGCTGAATAAACGATACGGCTGGTCAAAGTTTATCGTTATGGTTCCTTCGGTGGCAATCCGTGAGGGTGTGTATAAGGCCTTTGAGATTACTGCGGATCATTTTCTGGAACAATACAACAGGCGCATACGGTTTTTTATCTACAATTCAAAACAGCTTCACCCTCTGGAACACTTTTCCTCTGACGGAGGCATTAATGTTATGATCATCAATGTGCAGGCATTTGCAGCCCGGGGAAAGGATGCACGCCGCATTTATCTGGAGCTGGATGACTTTCAATCCCGTCGCCCAATAGATGTGATAAAAAGTAACCATCCGATCTTGATTCTCGATGAACCGCAGAAGATGGAGGGTCCGGCAACAACAAAGGCGCTCGAAGAGTTTAACCCGCTGGCCATCCTGCGCTATTCCGCTACTCATAAAAAGGAACACAACAAAGTCTATCGGCTGGATGCGCTGGATGCCTATCATCAGAAACTGGTAAAAAAGATTGCGGTAAGGGGAATTACCGTAAAAGGACTCACCGGGACACACGCCTATCTCTACCTCGAATCCATACAAATATCGGCATTAAAACCGCCCGTTGCCAGAATGGAGTTCGAAGTCAGGCAAAAAACAGGAATAAAACGGATTGTCCGTCATTTTAGAAATAATGATAATCTTTTCGACCTTTCCGGTGAAATGGAACAATACCGGGGGTTCGTCATTACCGACATTGATGCGGTGAAAGACACCGTAAGCTTTACCAATGGTGTTGTCCTGGAAGCGGGTGAGGCATCCGGTGATGTCAATGAGTCAACCATCCGCCGGATTCAGATACGGGAGGCCGTCAGAGCCCATTTTGATAAGGAACAATCTCTCTTTAACAGGGGGATCAAGGTGCTTTCCCTGTTCTTTATCGATGAAGTGGCAAAATACCGTCGTTACGAAGAGGGTATAGAACAACCCGGAGAGTACGCCGCCATTTTTGAGGAGGAATACAACGCTGCGTTAAACGAAATCCTGGAACCTGCTTGCGCGCAAAGCGCAGGCAAGTCGGAAGAAACGCCATATACACAGTATCTCAGGGATATAAAGATAAACAAGACACATAATGGCTACTTCTCGATCGACAGGAAAACGAAACAACTGATTGACCCAACGGTAAGAGTGCGAAGCACTGAAACGGATGATGTGGATGCCTATGACCTGATCCTGAAGGACAAAGAACGATTGCTCTCCATGGAGGAACCGGTGCGTTTTATCTTCTCACACTCTGCGCTGAGTGAAGACTGGGACAACCCCAACGTCTTTGTTATTTGTGCGCTCAAATACAGTGACAGCGCTATTCGAAAACGTCAGGAAGTAGGGCGCGGCCTGCGGTTATGCGTCAATCAGGAGGGTGGCCGCATGGACAGCGGTACAAACGTTCACGATATTAATCTGCTGACCGTTGTAGCGGGAGAGAGCTACAAAGATTTTGTCAGTGCCTTGCAAAAAGAAATCTCCGAATCACTTTCTGAACGTCCGCGAAAAGCGGACAAGGAGTACTTTACCGGCAAGTTTATCAGGACAACTGAGGGTGATGTTGCCATTACCGACAAAATGGTAAATCAGATATGCCGCTATCTTATGAAAAACGATTACACCGATGATAACGATGCGATTACCCAGGCATATCATAATGCCAGGAAAGACAATACACTGGCCGATTTACCGGAGATTGATGATGGACGCAAAGCCAAACGGAATCCTTTAAATAAGAATTTTGAGAAGGCCGAGTTCAAGGCGCTATGGAAAAAGATAAATCAGAAGGCCGCATATACTGTTCATTTTGACTCTGATGAATTAAAGAAGAAATGTGTGGCTGTCCTGAATAAGGAGTTGAAAGTAACGAAACTGCAATACACCATTCAACGGGGAGAGCAAAGGGATTCGGCCACTCATGATGATCTAAGAGTCGGCGCTGGTTTTGAAGTCCGTGAGAGCCAGACGGATCACTTTTCTCATTCTGTTCATTCCGGAGTAAAATATGATTTAATAGGAAAGATTGCTGAAGATACAAAACTTACCCGTACTACCATTGCCGGGATACTGAAAGATATCAATGAATCGGTTTTCTCACAATATCGAGTCAACCCTGAAGATTTTATCCTGAAGGCAGGTACACTGATAAACGAACAGAAAGCTACCGTGATAGTGGAATATCTAGCATACGACATGGTGGAAGACCGCCATAAACTCGATATTTTTACCACAGAGAAGCCCCGTGAAGATTTCAGCAAGGCTATGAAGACTGATCATCATATATATGATTATGTATTTACAGATTCTAATAATGAAAAGAAGTTTGTGTCTGAATTGGACAAAAGTGTTGAGGTGGTTGTTTACGCCAGGCTGCCCCGTAGTTTTCTTATTCCAACTCCTGTAGGCGATTACAACCCTGATTGGGCAATCGCATTTAAAGAAGGCGCCGTTAAACATATTTATTTTATAGCAGAAACAAAGGGTTCCATGTCAACAATGGAACTGAGAAGGATTGAAGAATGCAAAATAGAATGCGCCCGCAAATTCTTTGCAAAGATTACTTCAGAACAAGTCAGATATGATATTGTTGGTAGTTATGGCAAACTTATGGAATTGGTAAAATGA
- a CDS encoding putative metal-binding motif-containing protein: protein MHTLKGRLMVLLCYIPAVFFLVTDDCVRGDDTGLSASIVYGSNISEGTGTTQTAFTHDRDDRGKKRRDNDDTNGKRRDREDRGSDDDDDKCDDDKRDDDKSNDDKRKGKDKERDDRDNDDESDDDESSDDDKDHDGDGYAGTDDCDDHDATVNPGATEIPYNGKDDDCNTSTPDDDLDGDGYMNADDCNDRDSSVNPHAQEICDGADNNCDGQVDEGLKTTYYEDVDGDGYGNPDVTRESCEQPLGYVTDHTDCDDTRAAVNPGAMEIKKNGIDDDCNALTPDDDTGVNLPPDPGEAGKETLLGIDTDGDGVRDDIQRYIYFTYSDEKKLRLALTYYAIEFQELLADADDREAAYEHAIKKTRHRECIWYLKGEEAINICRALRAEILNTRERSIAYITYSDNLGGRVIKGAPLKKWKDSCAFDVDNSGGNQ, encoded by the coding sequence ATGCATACCCTTAAAGGTCGTCTTATGGTTCTTTTGTGTTACATCCCGGCTGTCTTTTTCCTGGTAACTGACGATTGCGTACGGGGGGACGATACGGGTCTGTCCGCCTCAATCGTTTACGGCAGCAACATCAGTGAAGGAACCGGCACGACACAGACAGCATTCACGCACGACAGGGATGACAGGGGGAAAAAAAGAAGGGATAACGATGATACAAACGGAAAGAGGAGGGACAGGGAGGACAGAGGAAGTGACGATGATGATGACAAATGTGACGACGACAAAAGGGACGATGATAAAAGCAATGATGACAAGAGAAAGGGGAAGGATAAGGAGAGGGATGACAGAGACAATGACGACGAAAGCGATGATGACGAAAGCAGTGACGATGATAAGGATCATGATGGTGACGGGTATGCCGGTACTGATGATTGCGATGACCATGATGCGACCGTGAATCCCGGGGCAACGGAGATACCCTATAACGGCAAGGATGACGACTGTAATACCTCAACACCGGATGATGATCTGGATGGTGACGGGTATATGAACGCGGATGATTGCAACGACCGTGACTCATCCGTAAATCCTCACGCTCAGGAGATATGCGACGGTGCAGACAATAACTGTGACGGGCAGGTTGATGAGGGGTTGAAAACGACCTATTATGAGGATGTCGATGGTGACGGATACGGGAATCCGGACGTTACCCGGGAGTCCTGCGAACAGCCCCTGGGGTATGTTACCGATCATACCGACTGTGATGATACCAGGGCCGCTGTAAACCCGGGAGCCATGGAGATAAAGAAGAACGGTATTGATGATGATTGTAATGCGCTTACGCCGGATGATGATACGGGAGTGAACCTCCCTCCCGATCCCGGTGAGGCGGGGAAGGAAACACTGCTCGGGATAGATACGGATGGTGACGGGGTGCGAGATGACATACAACGGTACATATACTTTACCTATTCTGATGAGAAAAAACTTCGATTAGCACTTACGTACTATGCCATTGAGTTCCAGGAATTGCTTGCAGATGCAGACGATCGCGAGGCTGCTTATGAACATGCAATAAAGAAAACCCGCCATCGCGAATGTATTTGGTACCTCAAGGGTGAGGAAGCCATAAACATTTGCCGTGCACTACGTGCGGAGATATTGAATACCAGGGAACGCAGTATTGCGTATATAACCTACAGTGACAATCTTGGTGGAAGAGTTATTAAAGGTGCCCCGTTAAAAAAATGGAAGGACAGTTGTGCATTTGATGTTGATAATTCGGGAGGCAACCAATGA
- a CDS encoding DUF4198 domain-containing protein: MPIFYFALLGISLFNSCAQTPPYEHEINIFVNPYILNVHSGSEDKVYIEIVNKQGKPLPGMKIEVANTHPTVATVTKDPITDKDGKATVLVHGNTPGSTRLIFSAAGQTASVYVVFVEH, translated from the coding sequence ATGCCCATCTTCTACTTCGCTCTGCTTGGTATTTCTTTATTCAATTCCTGCGCGCAAACGCCTCCCTATGAGCATGAAATAAATATTTTTGTAAATCCTTATATACTGAATGTACATTCAGGCTCTGAAGATAAAGTATATATTGAGATAGTGAATAAACAGGGAAAACCACTCCCCGGCATGAAAATCGAGGTTGCCAACACCCACCCAACAGTAGCAACCGTTACGAAAGATCCCATAACGGACAAGGATGGCAAGGCTACCGTTTTAGTGCATGGGAATACCCCCGGCTCGACCAGACTCATATTTTCCGCCGCCGGTCAAACGGCCTCTGTGTACGTCGTTTTCGTAGAACACTAA
- a CDS encoding radical SAM protein, with translation MTTKTDMPETPVIRPPSEWRSLLVRLTRGCKWNRCRFCGIYPHLGEPDFSLRSVAEIKHDIDLLKQYRPEAETVFFGDADPLQIGVDAFVEIAGYLRQVFPVSRLTCYARASTLWKLRRDAIKALARAGLDRVHIGLESGDPKILSYQRKGQSPEMIRETAAWLKEAGIEISFYVLLGLGGRDHWRNHILETAKLINETEPAFVRLRRLWLYGSDTPYAGPESPLLCEIRAGRFRPQTPEGTVLELKLLIEKLDNLSTFVVCDHENNYVHVSGSMKKDKDAMLSKIEAFLTLPEREREAHYRLIGSRI, from the coding sequence ATGACCACAAAAACTGACATGCCCGAAACACCGGTCATCCGTCCTCCAAGCGAATGGCGCAGTCTGCTCGTACGCCTTACCAGAGGATGCAAATGGAACCGTTGCCGTTTTTGTGGCATCTATCCCCATCTCGGCGAACCTGACTTTTCCCTACGTTCTGTGGCTGAAATCAAACATGATATCGACCTGCTCAAACAATACCGGCCTGAGGCGGAAACCGTTTTTTTCGGTGATGCAGATCCGCTACAGATAGGGGTTGACGCATTTGTCGAGATAGCCGGATATCTTCGCCAGGTTTTCCCTGTTTCACGGCTTACCTGCTACGCCAGGGCATCGACACTCTGGAAATTAAGGAGAGACGCCATCAAGGCGCTTGCCCGGGCAGGTCTTGACAGGGTACATATTGGCCTTGAATCAGGAGACCCAAAGATATTGAGCTATCAACGGAAAGGACAGTCACCCGAGATGATAAGAGAAACCGCAGCCTGGCTTAAGGAAGCGGGCATTGAAATATCCTTCTATGTCCTCCTGGGGCTTGGCGGCAGGGACCACTGGCGAAACCACATTCTTGAGACGGCTAAACTCATCAACGAAACCGAACCGGCATTCGTGCGTCTCAGAAGACTGTGGTTATACGGAAGTGACACTCCATACGCCGGCCCGGAAAGCCCCCTTTTATGTGAAATCCGCGCAGGCCGTTTCAGACCACAAACCCCTGAAGGCACCGTTCTGGAACTCAAGCTTCTGATTGAAAAACTTGATAATCTTTCCACCTTTGTTGTCTGCGATCATGAAAATAATTATGTCCATGTATCAGGCAGTATGAAAAAAGACAAAGACGCTATGCTGTCGAAAATTGAGGCCTTCCTCACGCTTCCTGAACGTGAACGGGAAGCACATTATCGTTTGATTGGCTCACGGATTTAA
- a CDS encoding CooT family nickel-binding protein: MCQMRVMLDQEGQQKLVMENVTQLEVAEEGIKVSAFFEEPKIVANAAVKTIDFLSGTVTLQAKHAS, translated from the coding sequence ATGTGTCAGATGAGAGTAATGCTGGACCAGGAAGGACAACAGAAATTAGTAATGGAAAACGTCACACAACTTGAGGTGGCTGAAGAGGGAATCAAGGTCAGCGCCTTTTTTGAAGAACCGAAAATTGTTGCAAACGCAGCAGTGAAAACAATTGATTTTCTTTCCGGCACCGTAACACTTCAAGCAAAGCACGCTTCGTAA
- a CDS encoding phosphatidylserine decarboxylase family protein, producing MRLPLARYAWRELCMFGLPCSIGIGFSLAYFPWITPLPFICLLFLLNFFRDPDRQTPHGTELIIAPADGTVSHIVPVYEENYLKCETTKISIFMSVFNVHVNRVPVHGRVEFIKHTRGKFLDARDDDCFQSNENNILGLSLTNSQIKIAVKQIAGKVAKRIVCACKVGDVFVQGQRFGMIKFGSRVEVFVPTSIVFEPMVAVGEKVTAGKTVLGKIQRH from the coding sequence ATGAGACTTCCCCTTGCGCGCTATGCATGGAGAGAATTATGTATGTTCGGACTCCCGTGTAGTATTGGGATCGGGTTTTCCCTCGCATACTTCCCCTGGATTACCCCGCTTCCATTCATATGTTTGCTTTTTTTGTTGAATTTCTTCCGTGATCCTGACAGGCAGACACCTCATGGCACAGAACTTATTATTGCCCCCGCAGACGGGACCGTCTCCCACATCGTACCCGTTTATGAAGAAAATTACCTGAAATGCGAGACAACAAAGATCAGTATTTTTATGTCCGTCTTCAATGTACATGTAAATCGGGTACCGGTTCACGGGCGTGTTGAATTTATAAAGCATACAAGGGGGAAATTTCTGGATGCGAGGGACGATGACTGTTTTCAGAGCAACGAAAACAATATCCTGGGTTTATCTTTAACGAATAGTCAGATAAAGATTGCGGTAAAACAAATCGCAGGCAAGGTCGCAAAACGCATTGTATGCGCCTGTAAGGTGGGCGATGTCTTTGTGCAGGGACAACGTTTCGGCATGATAAAATTTGGCTCCCGGGTGGAGGTCTTTGTGCCCACATCAATTGTATTTGAACCGATGGTTGCGGTTGGTGAAAAGGTTACGGCGGGAAAGACAGTTTTGGGAAAAATACAACGCCATTAG
- the ribE gene encoding riboflavin synthase: MFTGIVEHLAVVKKLSLKAGGAELLLGIEGLYHDIELGESIAINGVCLTVKNCTGDTASFDVSGETLKKTTLGTVRNAEKVNVERALRVGDRLGGHFVTGHIDGMGTIKEKRPSAKQCTIYFSAEKRFTDMMIEKGSVAVDGISLTIVDVTHTTFSIAVIPFTLATTTLEFKKNGDPVNIEIDMMGKWIKRLMENTRQGTGTHITREYLSEQGFQ, translated from the coding sequence ATGTTTACCGGTATTGTCGAACACCTGGCGGTGGTAAAAAAATTATCATTAAAGGCTGGTGGTGCTGAACTTCTTTTAGGAATCGAAGGCCTCTACCATGATATTGAACTGGGGGAAAGTATTGCCATAAATGGAGTATGTCTTACGGTAAAAAATTGTACAGGGGATACGGCAAGCTTTGATGTGTCCGGGGAAACCTTGAAAAAAACCACACTGGGAACAGTGCGAAATGCTGAGAAGGTAAATGTTGAAAGGGCGTTGCGTGTAGGCGACAGATTGGGAGGGCATTTTGTTACCGGCCATATAGATGGCATGGGCACCATAAAAGAAAAAAGACCATCTGCCAAGCAATGTACTATTTATTTTTCCGCGGAAAAAAGATTTACTGATATGATGATCGAAAAGGGTTCAGTTGCAGTAGATGGAATCAGTCTCACCATCGTCGATGTGACACATACTACTTTTTCAATAGCAGTCATACCCTTTACGCTGGCAACAACTACATTGGAATTTAAGAAGAATGGAGATCCGGTAAATATTGAGATTGATATGATGGGTAAGTGGATAAAAAGACTTATGGAAAATACCCGGCAGGGGACAGGCACTCATATTACCCGTGAATATTTAAGTGAGCAGGGATTTCAGTAA
- the pdxA gene encoding 4-hydroxythreonine-4-phosphate dehydrogenase PdxA: MITIKKEDRPRRLIGITMGDPCGIGPEIIVKSLNSPAIRGLANYVILGNKKVLEHTARTLDIPINYHEISHTQEIDSGKRSISLLSSGEFPIKLIKKKGPVAEAGELSVQWILKGINLAMTGHLDALVTAPICKEAIFLGGSGYPGHTEMLQIFSGVKQVVMFMVGGKLRVAFATTHIALKYVPQSITTESLLRTISISNNSLKQYFGIKKPRIAICGLNPHASEEGRFGDEESKHIIPAIEKAKKKGIVCDGPVSADTIFYKALKGTYDLVVALYHDQGAIPLKLHAFETGVNITMGIPFVRTSPDHGTAYDIAGKGIANPRSMKEAIKMAVKMTEMSCSS, from the coding sequence ATGATAACGATAAAAAAAGAGGACAGACCAAGGCGATTAATTGGGATTACAATGGGTGACCCCTGCGGTATTGGCCCGGAAATTATTGTAAAGTCATTAAACTCACCGGCTATCAGAGGTCTTGCTAACTATGTTATCCTCGGAAACAAAAAGGTACTTGAGCACACAGCAAGAACACTTGATATTCCTATAAACTACCACGAAATCTCTCACACACAGGAAATTGACAGCGGTAAACGGTCTATTTCTCTCTTGTCCTCCGGTGAATTTCCCATCAAACTGATAAAAAAAAAGGGACCTGTTGCAGAGGCCGGCGAGCTATCGGTTCAGTGGATACTGAAGGGCATTAATCTCGCCATGACGGGACATCTTGACGCCCTTGTCACTGCGCCGATCTGTAAGGAGGCTATTTTTCTGGGTGGAAGCGGGTACCCGGGACATACGGAAATGCTTCAAATTTTTTCCGGAGTAAAACAGGTTGTTATGTTTATGGTAGGCGGAAAACTCAGAGTCGCCTTTGCAACGACGCATATAGCCTTAAAATATGTGCCACAATCGATTACCACAGAAAGCCTTTTACGGACAATCTCCATAAGCAACAACAGCCTCAAACAGTATTTTGGCATCAAGAAGCCCAGAATTGCCATATGCGGCCTTAACCCGCATGCAAGCGAGGAGGGAAGATTCGGAGATGAAGAGAGTAAACATATTATCCCTGCCATTGAAAAGGCAAAGAAAAAGGGTATTGTATGCGATGGCCCTGTGTCGGCGGACACCATATTTTATAAGGCCCTGAAGGGGACCTATGACCTGGTGGTAGCCCTTTATCACGATCAAGGCGCAATCCCCCTGAAATTGCACGCGTTTGAAACCGGGGTAAACATTACGATGGGCATTCCTTTTGTCCGTACGTCACCTGATCACGGCACCGCATACGATATTGCGGGAAAGGGCATTGCAAACCCCCGTTCCATGAAGGAAGCAATAAAAATGGCGGTTAAGATGACAGAAATGAGTTGTTCAAGTTAG
- the rsmA gene encoding 16S rRNA (adenine(1518)-N(6)/adenine(1519)-N(6))-dimethyltransferase RsmA, giving the protein MKQCSTNYQNFMSQDETQNFVHTPTILKQVFHKRGITPNKRFGQNFLIDQNTLVSIPVIADLKEDDVVLEIGTGTGGLTRLLADTSRHVFTVEVDKKLFELSADTLKLYKNTTAFHADILKTKHALNPDITSYILDWLKENNQTQIKVVSNLPYHISTPVIIVLLESDLPIESMVFMLQREITERMMAAPGTREYGILTVITHLFSEVEVVKILPPEVFWPKPDVHSALVKLTIHKENVKDRIRSYPFFTKVIAAIFETRRKTLLNSLAHFELLKLSREDIKGILEEMKLDERIRGEALSLDQLIHFSEALYQYGKNGK; this is encoded by the coding sequence ATGAAACAGTGTTCCACAAACTATCAAAATTTCATGTCACAAGATGAAACCCAAAACTTTGTTCACACACCAACCATACTGAAACAGGTTTTCCATAAGAGGGGCATTACTCCCAATAAACGGTTCGGACAAAATTTCCTCATAGACCAAAACACCTTAGTCTCCATTCCTGTTATAGCGGACCTGAAGGAAGATGATGTTGTCCTGGAGATTGGTACGGGAACAGGAGGTTTGACCCGGTTACTGGCGGATACATCTCGTCATGTATTTACGGTGGAGGTAGACAAAAAGCTGTTTGAGCTGTCCGCTGACACCTTGAAACTGTATAAAAACACAACTGCTTTTCATGCAGACATTCTGAAGACGAAGCATGCGTTAAATCCTGATATTACATCGTACATTCTAGATTGGTTAAAGGAAAACAATCAAACACAGATAAAGGTGGTTTCCAACCTTCCCTATCACATCAGCACGCCCGTTATCATTGTTCTGCTAGAGAGCGACCTCCCCATTGAGTCAATGGTATTCATGCTGCAGCGGGAAATTACAGAGCGCATGATGGCCGCTCCAGGAACACGGGAATACGGCATATTAACCGTCATTACTCACCTGTTTTCGGAAGTAGAGGTAGTAAAAATCTTGCCTCCTGAGGTATTTTGGCCGAAACCGGATGTCCATTCCGCCCTTGTCAAGCTCACCATTCACAAAGAAAATGTGAAAGACCGCATAAGGTCCTACCCGTTTTTCACAAAGGTTATTGCTGCTATTTTTGAAACACGGCGCAAGACATTACTGAATAGCCTTGCGCATTTTGAATTATTGAAACTTTCGAGGGAGGACATAAAAGGAATTCTGGAAGAAATGAAACTGGATGAACGGATAAGGGGTGAGGCCTTAAGCCTTGATCAATTGATTCATTTTTCTGAGGCGCTCTACCAGTATGGTAAAAATGGGAAATAG